One region of Astyanax mexicanus isolate ESR-SI-001 chromosome 15, AstMex3_surface, whole genome shotgun sequence genomic DNA includes:
- the cdr2b gene encoding LOW QUALITY PROTEIN: cerebellar degeneration-related protein 2 (The sequence of the model RefSeq protein was modified relative to this genomic sequence to represent the inferred CDS: inserted 2 bases in 1 codon) translates to MISEGEFEIKEEEPWYDHQDLEHDLHLAAELGKTLLERNHELEQALQQMYSNNQEQQQEIEYLSKQVDSLRSVNDQHAKVYEQLDATARDLEQSNQRLVQDNRSAQLKIEGLTETINALQCQVEELQKEMTEIKMVPSEHTTPDLLTPEWPKNTILGFPPFEHSASVSTPSVEEEYWEEEHSAHLHCVESLQAQLNAERALREAAEQDAETLARELSELEPRLTLLDSYKARLAEIEAEVEELRQLWRSDSALAGAGRVHRLLLPDTVYLSSEEDRSETFQKSHMLKRCSSERQLREAGGEDSGLCDIEFASICRGQTETVKYHRGISLLNEVDAEYSALQRKYSALLRRCEDKPQALSHKAVQTSPITEHTTPPLAKNTCSQGVGTQDNANAPEYKVLFNEIFTCIQRSKENLRENRAESSLIPXMHNEACTLQAS, encoded by the exons ATGATTTCTGAGGGGGAATTCGAGATTAAAGAGGAGGAACCGTGGTACGACCACCAGGATCTGGAACATG ATCTTCATTTGGCTGCAGAGTTGGGCAAAACCCTCCTGGAGAGAAACCACGAACTGGAGCAAGCCCTCCAGCAAATGTACAGCAACAaccaggagcagcagcaggaaatAGAG TATCTGTCTAAGCAGGTGGACTCACTCAGGTCAGTGAATGATCAGCATGCTAAAGTCTATGAGCAGCTGGACGCGACTGCAAGAGACCTGGAGCAGAGCAATCAAAGACTGGTCCAGGACAATCGCTCTGCTCAGCTTAAGATAGAAGG GCTGACAGAGACCATCAACGCCCTGCAGTGTCAGGTGGAAGAGCTGCAGAAGGAGATGACGGAAATAAAAATGGTTCCATCTGAGCACACAACACCGGATCTACTGACGCCAGAGTGGCCGAAGAACACGATTTTGGG gtTTCCACCCTTCGAGCATTCTGCCTCTGTGAGCACTCCATCTGTAGAGGAGGAGTACTGGGAAGAGGAGCACTCGGCTCACTTGCACTGCGTTGAGTCGCTGCAGGCGCAGCTGAACGCAGAGCGTGCCCTGAGGGAAGCTGCAGAGCAGGACGCAGAAACTCTGGCAAGAGAGCTCAGTGAGCTGGAGCCACGCCTGACTCTGCTGGACAGTTATAAGGCTCGTCTGGCTGAGATAGAGGCTGAAGTTGAGGAGCTCAGGCAGCTGTGGCGCTCTGATTCGGCCCTGGCTGGCGCAGGCCGTGTCCACAGGCTGCTTCTGCCGGACACTGTGTACCTCTCCTCAGAGGAAGACAGGAGCGAGACCTTCCAGAAGAGCCACATGCTGAAGCGCTGCAGCAGTGAGAGGCAGCTAAGAGAGGCTGGAGGCGAGGACAGTGGCCTGTGTGACATAGAGTTTGCTAGTATCTGCAGGGGGCAAACAGAGACTGTGAAGTACCACCGGGGCATCTCCCTACTAAACGAAGTGGATGCAGAGTACAGCGCCCTCCAGAGGAAGTACAGCGCTCTTCTGCGCCGCTGTGAAGACAAGCCACAAGCACTGAGCCACAAAGCCGTGCAAACATCGCCAATCACTGAGCACACGACCCCACCTCTAGCCAAGAATACATGCTCCCAGGGGGTCGGCACGCAGGATAACGCTAACGCACCTGAATACAAAGTCCTTTTTAATGAGATCTTCACTTGTATCCAGAGGAGCAAAGAGAACCTCAGGGAGAACAGGGCTGAGTCCAGTTTAATACC AATGCACAATGAAGCCTGTACTCTACAAGCCTCTTAG
- the mettl9 gene encoding methyltransferase-like protein 9, whose amino-acid sequence MRALLFGGWVVLYVAVLLAARRRMWSGKYVRSPLARAAIMNMVTDTEFTGPDFQEWYRCCPDMLGEKIRPLFVQSNLDTDTQTFLENSVEKSGWLFTQLYHSFFSTIFSPIISRTSINGFLGRGSMFVFSLDQFRNLLQIDSDWKGERLLDLGAGDGGVTEVMGSHFREVYATEVSPPMKWQLQRKNYKVLAIDEWQKTGFQYDLISCLNLLDRCDDPLELLGDIKKALVPGSGRMILAVVLPFHPYVEIGGRWVRPKEQLHVKGKTWEEQVTNLSEEVFQKIGFEVEAVTRLPYLCEGDMNQDYYVLDDAVFVLRASK is encoded by the exons ATGAGGGCTCTGCTGTTTGGAGGCTGGGTGGTGCTTTATGTGGCGGTTCTGCTAGCAGCGCGGAGGAGGATGTGGTCTGGGAAGTACGTCCGCAGTCCTCTGGCTCGAGCCGCGATTATGAACATGGTGACCGACACTGAGTTTACAGGGCCAGACTTCCAGGAG TGGTACCGTTGCTGTCCTGATATGCTTGGTGAGAAGATTCGACCACTGTTTGTGCAGAGTAATTTAGACACAGACACTCAAACCTTTCTTGAAAACAGTGTAGAGAAATCTGGATGGCTTTTCACACAACTCTACCACTCGTTCTTCTCCACCATCTTCAGTCCCATCATCTCAAGAACGTCCATTAATGG gTTTCTAGGTCGGGGTTCTATGTTTGTCTTTTCACTGGATCAGTTTCGTAATCTCCTCCAAATTGACTCAGACTGGAAAGGAGAAAGGCTCCTAGACCTAGGGGCTGGGGATGGTGGCGTCACAGAGGTCATGGGCTCTCATTTCAGAGAGGTTTATGCCACTGAGGTGTCCCCTCCAATGAAATGGCAGCTCCAGAGAAAGAACTACAA GGTGTTAGCAATTGATGAGTGGCAAAAGACAGGATTCCAGTATGATCTGATCAGCTGTCTGAACCTATTGGACAGATGTGATGACCCCCTGGAGCTTCTTGGGGACATTAAGAAGGCTTTAGTTCCTGGCTCAGGGAGGATGATCCTGGCAGTGGTTTTACCCTTTCACCCTTATGTGGAAATAG GTGGAAGATGGGTGCGCCCAAAAGAGCAACTCCATGTGAAGGGCAAGACCTGGGAGGAGCAAGTTACAAACCTGTCTGAGGAAGTTTTCCAGAAGATTGGGTTTGAGGTGGAGGCAGTAACACGTTTGCCATACTTGTGTGAGGGTGATATGAACCAAGATTACTATGTGTTAGATGATGCAGTATTTGTGCTCAGGGCAAGCAAGTGA